A stretch of Pseudomonas sp. 7SR1 DNA encodes these proteins:
- the purD gene encoding phosphoribosylamine--glycine ligase, with protein MNVLIIGSGGREHALAWKVAQDSRVQKVFVAPGNAGTAIEAKCENVAIDVLALEQLADFAEKNVSLTIVGPEVPLVAGVVDLFRARGLDCFGPTAGAAQLEGSKAFTKDFLARHKIPTADYQNFTEIEPALAYLQEKGAPIVIKADGLAAGKGVIVAMTLAEAEAAVRDMLAGNAFGDAGSRVVIEEFLDGEEASFIVMVDGKNVLPMATSQDHKRVGDGDSGPNTGGMGAYSPAPVVTAQVHQRVMDQVIWPTVRGMAEEGNVYTGFLYAGLMIDKAGNPKVIEFNCRFGDPETQPVMLRLQSSLVLLVEAALAQALDKVEAQWDPRPSVGVVLAAGGYPGDYAKGSVIHGLDAAAQQEGKVFHAGTALKDGQIVTAGGRVLCATAMGASVDAAQQQAYRLAAAIDWEGCFYRKDIGYRAIARERGENLQ; from the coding sequence ATGAATGTTTTGATCATTGGCAGTGGCGGCCGTGAACACGCCCTGGCCTGGAAAGTGGCCCAGGATTCGCGTGTGCAGAAGGTCTTCGTGGCACCGGGCAATGCCGGCACCGCCATCGAAGCCAAGTGCGAAAACGTCGCCATCGACGTGCTGGCCCTGGAACAGCTGGCCGATTTTGCCGAGAAGAACGTCTCCCTGACCATCGTCGGCCCGGAAGTGCCGTTGGTGGCCGGTGTCGTCGACCTGTTCCGCGCCCGTGGCCTGGATTGCTTCGGTCCGACCGCCGGTGCCGCCCAGCTGGAGGGCTCCAAGGCGTTCACCAAGGATTTCCTGGCACGTCACAAGATCCCGACCGCCGACTACCAGAACTTCACCGAAATCGAACCGGCCCTGGCCTACCTGCAGGAAAAGGGTGCTCCGATCGTGATCAAGGCCGATGGCCTGGCGGCCGGTAAAGGCGTGATCGTGGCCATGACCCTGGCCGAGGCCGAAGCCGCCGTGCGCGACATGCTGGCCGGCAATGCCTTCGGCGATGCCGGCTCCCGCGTGGTGATCGAAGAGTTCCTCGACGGCGAAGAAGCCAGTTTCATCGTCATGGTGGACGGCAAGAACGTCCTGCCGATGGCCACCAGCCAGGATCACAAGCGCGTCGGCGACGGCGACAGCGGTCCGAACACCGGTGGCATGGGCGCATACTCCCCAGCCCCGGTGGTCACCGCCCAGGTGCACCAGCGCGTGATGGACCAGGTGATCTGGCCGACCGTGCGCGGCATGGCCGAGGAAGGCAACGTCTATACTGGTTTCCTTTATGCCGGCTTGATGATCGACAAGGCCGGTAACCCAAAAGTCATCGAATTCAACTGCCGCTTCGGCGATCCTGAGACCCAACCGGTGATGTTGCGCCTGCAGTCGAGCCTCGTGCTGCTGGTCGAAGCCGCCCTGGCCCAGGCGCTGGACAAGGTCGAAGCCCAGTGGGACCCGCGCCCGAGCGTCGGCGTCGTACTGGCTGCCGGAGGTTATCCGGGCGACTACGCCAAGGGCAGCGTGATCCATGGCCTGGACGCAGCGGCCCAGCAGGAAGGCAAGGTCTTCCACGCCGGTACTGCGCTCAAGGATGGCCAGATCGTCACCGCCGGCGGTCGCGTACTGTGCGCCACTGCCATGGGCGCCAGCGTCGACGCCGCCCAGCAGCAAGCCTACAGGCTGGCCGCCGCCATCGACTGGGAAGGCTGTTTCTACCGCAAGGATATCGGCTATCGTGCCATTGCCCGCGAGCGTGGTGAAAATCTGCAATAA
- the purH gene encoding bifunctional phosphoribosylaminoimidazolecarboxamide formyltransferase/IMP cyclohydrolase: MTDQTTRLPIRRALISVSDKTGILEFARELQQLGVEILSTGGTFKLLQDNGVAAVEVADYTGFAEMMDGRVKTLHPKIHGGILGRRGIDDAIMNEHGIKPIDLVAVNLYPFEATINKPGCDLPTAIENIDIGGPTMVRSAAKNHKDVAIVVNASDYASVLENLKAGGLTYAQRFDLMLKAFEHTAAYDGMIANYMGTVNQAADTLSTEGRSEFPRTFNSQFIKAQEMRYGENPHQSAAFYVEAKPAEVGIATATQLQGKELSFNNVADTDAALECVKSFVKPACVIVKHANPCGVAVSPDAEGGIRQAYELAYATDTESAFGGIIAFNRELDAETAKAIVERQFVEVIIAPSVSEEARAIVAAKANVRLLACGQWSADRAPAWDYKRVNGGLLVQSRDIGMIGSDDLKVVTQRAPSEQEINDLIFAWKVAKYVKSNAIVYAKNRQTIGVGAGQMSRVNSARIAAIKAEHAGLQVKGAVMASDAFFPFRDGIDNAAKVGITAVIQPGGSMRDNEVIAAADEAGIAMVFTGMRHFRH; the protein is encoded by the coding sequence ATGACCGACCAGACCACCCGCCTGCCGATCCGCCGCGCCTTGATCAGCGTCTCCGACAAGACCGGGATCCTCGAATTCGCCCGTGAGCTGCAACAGCTGGGCGTCGAGATTCTCTCCACCGGCGGGACCTTCAAGCTGCTGCAGGACAACGGCGTCGCCGCAGTGGAAGTCGCGGACTACACCGGTTTCGCGGAAATGATGGACGGTCGGGTCAAGACCCTGCACCCGAAGATCCATGGCGGGATCCTGGGCCGTCGCGGCATTGACGATGCCATCATGAACGAACATGGCATCAAGCCGATCGACCTGGTGGCGGTCAACCTCTATCCGTTCGAAGCCACCATCAACAAGCCAGGCTGCGACCTGCCGACCGCCATCGAGAACATCGACATCGGCGGCCCGACCATGGTTCGCTCCGCAGCCAAGAACCACAAGGACGTGGCCATCGTGGTCAACGCCAGCGACTACGCCAGCGTGCTGGAGAACCTCAAGGCCGGCGGCCTGACCTATGCCCAGCGTTTCGACCTGATGCTCAAGGCCTTCGAACATACCGCCGCCTATGACGGCATGATCGCCAACTACATGGGCACCGTGAACCAGGCCGCCGACACCCTGAGCACCGAAGGCCGCAGCGAGTTCCCCCGCACCTTCAACAGCCAGTTCATCAAGGCCCAGGAAATGCGCTACGGCGAGAACCCGCACCAGAGCGCGGCATTCTACGTCGAAGCCAAGCCTGCCGAAGTCGGCATCGCCACCGCCACCCAGCTGCAAGGCAAGGAGCTGTCGTTCAACAACGTGGCCGACACCGATGCCGCGCTGGAATGCGTGAAGAGCTTCGTCAAGCCGGCCTGCGTGATCGTCAAGCATGCCAACCCGTGTGGCGTAGCGGTCAGCCCGGACGCCGAGGGCGGTATCCGCCAGGCCTATGAACTGGCCTACGCCACCGACACCGAATCGGCCTTCGGCGGCATCATCGCCTTCAACCGTGAACTGGACGCCGAGACCGCCAAGGCCATCGTCGAGCGTCAGTTCGTCGAAGTGATCATCGCCCCTTCGGTCAGCGAAGAAGCCCGCGCCATCGTCGCCGCCAAGGCCAACGTGCGCCTGCTGGCCTGCGGCCAATGGTCGGCCGACCGCGCACCGGCCTGGGATTACAAGCGTGTCAACGGCGGCCTGCTGGTTCAGAGCCGTGACATCGGCATGATCGGCAGCGACGATCTGAAAGTCGTGACCCAGCGCGCCCCCAGCGAGCAGGAAATCAACGACCTGATCTTCGCCTGGAAAGTGGCCAAGTACGTCAAGTCCAACGCTATCGTCTACGCCAAGAACCGCCAGACCATCGGTGTCGGCGCCGGTCAGATGAGCCGTGTGAACTCGGCCCGCATCGCCGCGATCAAGGCTGAACACGCCGGCTTGCAGGTCAAGGGCGCTGTCATGGCCTCCGACGCGTTCTTCCCGTTCCGCGACGGCATCGACAATGCCGCCAAGGTGGGTATTACCGCAGTGATCCAGCCGGGCGGCTCGATGCGTGATAACGAAGTGATCGCAGCCGCTGATGAAGCCGGCATCGCCATGGTATTCACCGGCATGCGCCACTTCCGTCATTGA